In Oryzias melastigma strain HK-1 linkage group LG10, ASM292280v2, whole genome shotgun sequence, a single window of DNA contains:
- the LOC112153274 gene encoding protocadherin beta-16 produces the protein MERQVLFYIMVCSLYAASGQVSYSIPEEMAKGSVVGNIARDLGLDVKRLKSGKARLFTSDSAEFIDLSRERGVLLVRERIDREALCRQTTPCALHLQIILENPMELFRITIEITDINDNSPSFKNDERRFEISESAVTGSKFVLERAVDLDIGINGLKNYSLKPTDNFILKTESQADGSKKVEMVLHKPLDREKEEHISLLLKAVDGGDPPMSGTMKIHVTVLDANDNAPVFSQSVYRAAIAENSGKGTTLTTVSASDADKGTNSKITYAVSTTMDSISEIFTINEKGEVILVGSIDYEKSKTYQIDVEANDSGGLSDSSKIIVDIIDINDNHPLINIMSKSDSIPENSQQNSIIVMFNAVDPDSGSNGKVKCSLSENIPFTITTSHEFYSIVTDSELDRETASEYNITVTCSDEGVPSLSSSVTLTLQISDVNDNAPVFERSSYEAYIVENNTPGVSIFTVKATDADWKQNARVSYILEDSSVNGVPVSSYVSVSADSGVIHAVRSFDYEQIKDFRFCVKAQDGGSPPLSSNVSVNIQIQDQNDNPPQVLYPVQTAGSVVAEMVPRSADVGYLVTKVVAVDVDSGQNAWLSYKLQKATDRALFEVGSQNGEIRTVRQVTEKDLLKQRLTVIVEDNGQPSRSATVIVNVAVADSFPEVLSEFSDFPHDKDYNDNLTFYLVLALAVVSFLFITCLVVIISVKIYRWRQSRVLYHSSLPVIPYYPPRYSDTLGTGTLPHTYNYEVCRTTDSRKSDCKFGRAGSQNVLIMDPSSTGTMQRMQSEKSILDEPDSPLEVSCFSIDIGD, from the coding sequence ATGGAGCGGCAAGTACTGTTTTACATCATGGTCTGTTCTCTGTATGCAGCCTCTGGTCAAGTGAGCTACTCTATTCCCGAGGAAATGGCAAAGGGCTCGGTGGTTGGAAACATAGCGCGGGATTTGGGTTTAGATGTGAAAAGATTAAAATCAGGCAAAGCCCGTTTATTTACGAGCGACAGTGCAGAATTCATCGACCTAAGCAGAGAAAGAGGAGTCCTCCTCGTCAGGGAGAGAATCGACAGGGAGGCTCTCTGCAGACAGACTACGCCTTGCGCGCTACATTTGCAGATTATACTGGAAAATCCGATGGAGCTTTTCCGAATCACGATCGAGATCACTGACATTAACGACAACAGTCCgagttttaaaaatgacgaGAGACGTTTTGAAATCAGCGAGTCTGCTGTGACGGGATCGAAATTTGTGTTAGAGAGAGCGGTTGATTTGGATATTGGCATAAATGGTTTGAAAAATTACAGCCTGAAACCCACGGacaattttattctgaaaacggAAAGTCAGGCAGATGGAAGTAAGAAGGTTGAGATGGTTTTGCATAAGCCCCTAGACCGAGAGAAAGAGGAGCACATTTCATTGCTGCTGAAAGCGGTGGACGGAGGAGATCCTCCGATGTCTGGAACGATGAAAATACATGTAACTGTGCTTGATGCAAACGACAACGCTCCCGTTTTTTCACAGTCAGTTTACAGGGCAGCAATAGCTGAGAATTCTGGTAAAGGAACAACTCTAACAACAGTGAGCGCTTCTGATGCAGATAAAGGGACAAATAGTAAAATTACTTACGCTGTATCCACTACTATGGACAGTATTTCTGAAATctttacaataaatgaaaaaggtgAAGTAATTTTAGTGGGTTCCATTGAttatgaaaaatcaaaaacctaTCAGATTGATGTCGAGGCAAACGACAGTGGTGGTCTCTCTGACTCTAGTAAGATTATAGTCGATATTATTGACATAAATGATAATCAtccattaataaatattatgtCCAAATCAGATTCAATTCCTGAAAACTCTCAGCAGAATAGTATTATAGTCATGTTCAATGCAGTTGACCCGGACTCAGGTAGCAATGGTAAAGTGAAATGCAGTTTGAGTGAAAACATCCCTTTTACAATAACTACTTCACATGAGTTTTATAGCATAGTGACAGACAGTGAGTTAGACAGAGAGACAGCGTCAGAGTATAACATCACTGTGACCTGCTCTGATGAAGGAGTCCCCTCCCTCTCCAGCAGCGTCACTCTCACCTTACAGATCTCTGATGTGAATGACAACGCACCTGTCTTTGAGAGGAGCTCATATGAGGCCTACAttgtagaaaacaacacacCAGGTGTGTCTATATTCACAGTGAAAGCCACAGACGCTGACTGGAAGCAGAATGCGCGTGTTTCTTACATCCTGGAGGACTCCTCTGTGAACGGAGTGCCAGTCTCCTCATATGTGTCCGTCAGTGCTGACAGTGGAGTCATCCACGCAGTGCGCTCTTTTGACTACGAGCAGATCAAAGACTTCCGCTTCTGTGTCAAAGCTCAGGATGGAGGTTCTCCTCCACTCAGCAGCAACGTGAGCGTGAACATCCAGATCCAGGACCAGAACGATAACCCGCCTCAGGTTCTGTACCCGGTCCAGACTGCTGGCTCTGTGGTGGCTGAAATGGTGCCTCGTTCAGCTGATGTGGGCTACCTGGTGACTAAAGTGGTGGCTGTTGATGTGGACTCTGGACAGAATGCCTGGCTCTCCTATAAACTGCAGAAAGCCACAGACAGGGCGCTGTTTGAAGTGGGctcccagaatggagagatccGAACTGTCCGCCAAGTGACGGAGAAAGATTTGCTCAAACAAAGACTGACTGTGATCGTGGAGGACAACGGGCAGCCCTCTCGTTCAGCTACAGTCATTGTTAACGTGGCGGTGGCGGACAGCTTCCCTGAAGTGCTGTCGGAGTTCAGCGACTTTCCACACGACAAGGACTACAATGACAACCTGACTTTTTACTTAGTGCTGGCTCTGGCTGTGGTTTCTTTCCTCTTCATCACGTGTTTAGTGGTCATCATCTCCGTCAAAATCTACCGATGGAGACAGTCTCGCGTCCTGTATCACTCCAGCCTCCCTGTCATTCCATATTATCCTCCACGGTACTCAGACACTTTGGGCACAGGGACTCTGCCACACACGTACAATTACGAGGTGTGCAGGACCACTGACTCCAGAAAGAGTGACTGTAAGTTTGGCAGAGCTGGGAGTCAGAACGTGCTGATAATGGACCCCAGTTCTACAGGAACCATGCAGCGGATGCAGAGTGAGAAGAGCATCCTGGATGAACCAGACTCTCCTCTAGAG